One window from the genome of Dyadobacter sp. CECT 9275 encodes:
- a CDS encoding alpha/beta hydrolase — MKLLLSLCLYVFLSGPLSAQISQKEIIYGHKDGMALTCQVLTPEKSNYRGIIFVVSAGWQSLYGAIPTYVKLSDPFLKKGYTVFLVQHGSAPQYTVADALADLRTAVRFIRFRASDYNIHPDKIGITGSSAGGHLALCIAMDHGSSSTQAHEPLSQVSAKVQAVACLYPLTDFINFGKMDFNPFLDKKYLIQTNRAAAFDFKEWSETEKKPVSILSRPVIEKILRDLSPALHVSPSAPPTLIIHGDADTSIPLQQSRQMIERLKLAGVPSELVIKKGAGHGWDDEEPEMTAFADWFDKYLK, encoded by the coding sequence ATGAAACTGCTGCTTTCGCTCTGCTTGTACGTTTTCCTATCCGGACCATTGTCTGCACAAATATCACAAAAAGAGATTATTTATGGGCATAAGGATGGTATGGCACTCACCTGCCAGGTTTTAACACCTGAAAAAAGTAACTACAGGGGGATCATTTTTGTGGTCAGCGCTGGCTGGCAATCATTGTATGGTGCCATTCCAACCTATGTGAAATTATCGGACCCCTTTCTGAAAAAAGGGTATACGGTATTTCTGGTGCAACATGGCTCCGCTCCGCAATATACCGTTGCCGACGCCTTGGCTGATCTGCGAACGGCAGTCAGGTTTATACGATTCCGTGCATCTGATTACAATATCCACCCCGACAAAATCGGAATAACCGGAAGTTCCGCAGGCGGGCATCTGGCCCTGTGCATAGCCATGGATCATGGCTCATCCTCCACGCAGGCCCATGAGCCTTTATCCCAAGTTTCCGCAAAAGTACAGGCCGTTGCTTGTCTTTATCCTCTTACTGATTTTATAAACTTTGGTAAAATGGATTTTAACCCTTTTCTGGATAAAAAATACCTTATCCAGACCAACAGGGCAGCGGCCTTCGACTTTAAGGAATGGAGTGAAACGGAAAAGAAACCGGTTTCTATTTTGAGCAGGCCGGTTATTGAAAAGATATTAAGAGACTTGTCGCCAGCCCTTCATGTATCACCTTCGGCTCCGCCTACGCTGATCATCCATGGTGATGCCGATACCAGCATACCATTGCAGCAATCCAGGCAGATGATAGAACGGCTGAAACTCGCCGGTGTACCCAGTGAACTGGTGATCAAAAAAGGAGCCGGACATGGGTGGGATGATGAGGAGCCAGAGATGACCGCTTTTGCAGACTGGTTTGATAAGTATTTGAAATAA
- a CDS encoding glycoside hydrolase family 25 protein — translation MARKRTGTSKTAKSKYLKPLPAKGWAIIAGIVVLIGAIIWYRDATDENQWEFVSKFGIKLPLRYAVHGIDVSHHNARINWDKLKNARSEKAGIDFVYIKATEGATHLDRQFKRNWAEAKRVGMRRGAYHFYNPRVMSDRQVANFIAQVDMQPGDLPPVLDLEVSAGKPDDIIIKGVRNWLSLIERHYGVKPIIYVNEHYYKKYIAGNFDEYPLWLAGYSRTHLNDLASDAHVLFWQHSEKGWADGIHGFVDYNVFLHETTDWESLGE, via the coding sequence ACTGCAAAAAGTAAATATTTAAAACCTCTTCCTGCCAAGGGTTGGGCCATCATTGCCGGAATTGTCGTCCTGATCGGTGCGATTATCTGGTATCGTGATGCAACAGATGAGAACCAGTGGGAGTTTGTCAGCAAATTCGGGATCAAACTGCCTCTCAGGTATGCAGTGCATGGTATCGATGTGTCTCATCACAATGCAAGGATCAATTGGGATAAACTGAAAAATGCGCGTTCGGAAAAGGCGGGGATCGACTTTGTGTACATCAAAGCAACGGAAGGTGCCACACACCTCGATCGACAGTTCAAACGTAACTGGGCCGAAGCAAAACGGGTAGGAATGCGAAGGGGAGCCTATCATTTTTATAATCCCAGGGTCATGTCCGACAGGCAGGTGGCTAATTTTATAGCTCAGGTGGACATGCAGCCAGGAGATTTGCCGCCCGTGCTGGACCTGGAAGTAAGCGCCGGGAAACCGGATGATATCATCATCAAGGGAGTTCGCAACTGGCTAAGCCTCATAGAACGGCATTATGGTGTAAAACCTATCATTTATGTCAATGAGCATTACTATAAAAAATACATTGCAGGCAATTTTGATGAATATCCCCTGTGGCTGGCCGGGTATTCCCGCACCCATCTGAACGATCTCGCAAGCGATGCCCACGTACTCTTCTGGCAGCATAGTGAGAAGGGCTGGGCAGACGGTATCCATGGCTTTGTGGATTACAATGTTTTTCTTCATGAAACAACAGATTGGGAAAGTCTGGGCGAATAA